Proteins encoded together in one Shewanella oneidensis MR-1 window:
- the ilvN gene encoding acetolactate synthase small subunit: MRRIISVLLENQSGALSRVVGLFSQRGYNIESLTVAPTDDNTLSRLNISLVADEKVLEQIEKQLHKLVDVLKVSNVTESAYIERELALVKVRAQGELREEIKRTADIFRGQIVDVTANLYTIQLVGTTEKLDAFIHSMGEVTKVVEVSRSGVVGLARGEKAMKA; the protein is encoded by the coding sequence ATGCGTCGAATTATATCTGTATTACTCGAAAACCAATCCGGCGCCCTATCCCGAGTTGTCGGCCTATTTTCCCAGCGCGGTTATAACATTGAAAGTTTAACCGTGGCGCCGACCGATGATAATACCTTGTCGCGCCTTAATATTTCACTGGTTGCCGATGAAAAGGTCCTCGAACAAATCGAAAAACAACTGCATAAGTTGGTCGATGTTCTCAAGGTCTCGAATGTGACCGAGTCAGCCTATATTGAACGCGAACTCGCGCTGGTCAAAGTCCGTGCCCAAGGGGAGCTTAGGGAAGAAATTAAGCGCACCGCCGATATCTTCCGTGGTCAGATTGTCGATGTCACCGCTAATCTCTACACCATTCAATTGGTTGGCACCACAGAAAAGCTTGATGCCTTTATTCATTCGATGGGTGAAGTGACCAAAGTGGTTGAAGTATCACGCTCTGGTGTAGTAGGTCTGGCCCGCGGTGAAAAAGCGATGAAAGCCTAA
- a CDS encoding acetolactate synthase 3 large subunit: MEKLSGASMIVRSLIDEGVKHIFGYPGGSVLDIYDALHLIPGIEHILVRHEQAAVHMADGYARATGKVGVVLVTSGPGATNAITGIATAYMDSIPLVVLSGQVPSNLIGNDAFQECDMIGISRPVVKHSFLVQDPTQIPEIIKKAFYIASTGRPGPVVVDLPKDCLNPALLHDYIYPESIKMRSYNPTTSGHKGQIRRGLQALLAAKKPVLYVGGGAIISGSEKQILTLAEKLNIPVISTLMGLGAFPGTHKNSLGMLGMHGRYEANMAMHNCDLIFGIGVRFDDRTTNNIEKYCPNATILHIDIDPSSISKTVRVDIPIVGSADIVLDSILALLDEASETNDFVAINQWWQEITTWRNRQCLAYDKESNRIKPQQVIETLYKLTNGEAYVASDVGQHQMFAALYYPFDKPRRWINSGGLGTMGFGLPAAMGVKMAMPDETVVCVTGDGSIQMNIQELSTALQYDTPVKIINLNNRFLGMVKQWQDMIYSGRHSHSYMDSVPNFAKIAEAYGHVGMTISDPAELESKMAEALAMKDRLVFIDIMVDETEHVYPMLIRGGAMNEMWLSKTEKC, from the coding sequence ATGGAGAAGTTATCCGGCGCCAGCATGATTGTGCGTTCCCTTATTGATGAAGGTGTAAAGCACATTTTTGGTTATCCTGGCGGCTCAGTGTTAGATATCTACGACGCCCTGCACCTTATCCCCGGTATTGAACATATCCTCGTTCGCCACGAACAAGCCGCAGTGCATATGGCCGATGGTTATGCCCGCGCCACGGGAAAAGTGGGTGTGGTATTAGTGACCTCAGGTCCAGGCGCCACCAATGCGATTACCGGTATCGCTACCGCTTATATGGATTCAATTCCATTAGTAGTACTATCGGGCCAAGTACCTAGCAATCTTATCGGTAATGATGCCTTCCAAGAATGCGACATGATTGGGATTTCACGCCCCGTCGTCAAACACAGCTTTTTAGTACAAGATCCCACTCAAATTCCTGAGATCATTAAAAAAGCCTTTTATATTGCCTCCACGGGTCGTCCCGGCCCCGTCGTGGTAGACTTGCCCAAGGATTGCCTCAATCCAGCATTACTGCACGACTATATTTACCCCGAGAGCATAAAAATGCGCTCCTATAATCCAACGACATCGGGCCATAAAGGTCAAATTCGTCGAGGATTACAGGCATTATTAGCAGCGAAAAAACCCGTGCTGTATGTGGGCGGCGGCGCGATTATCTCAGGATCTGAAAAACAAATCTTAACGCTGGCAGAAAAATTAAATATTCCCGTTATCAGCACCTTAATGGGTCTTGGCGCCTTCCCTGGCACCCACAAAAACAGCTTAGGTATGCTGGGGATGCACGGTCGTTACGAAGCTAACATGGCGATGCATAACTGCGATCTTATCTTTGGTATTGGCGTTCGTTTCGATGATAGAACCACCAATAACATTGAAAAATACTGCCCCAATGCCACGATTTTGCATATTGATATCGACCCATCATCCATTTCAAAAACCGTAAGAGTAGATATCCCTATTGTAGGTTCGGCCGATATCGTATTGGATAGCATATTGGCGCTGCTTGATGAAGCCAGTGAGACCAATGATTTCGTTGCAATCAATCAATGGTGGCAAGAGATCACTACGTGGCGCAATCGTCAGTGCCTGGCATACGATAAAGAAAGTAACCGGATCAAACCACAACAAGTCATTGAAACCTTATATAAACTCACCAATGGTGAGGCCTATGTTGCTTCCGATGTTGGTCAACACCAGATGTTTGCCGCACTATATTATCCCTTTGATAAACCACGTCGTTGGATAAACTCCGGTGGCCTTGGCACCATGGGCTTTGGGTTACCCGCTGCCATGGGGGTCAAAATGGCGATGCCAGACGAAACCGTGGTCTGCGTAACCGGTGATGGTTCAATTCAAATGAACATTCAAGAACTATCAACCGCTCTGCAATACGATACGCCAGTTAAAATTATCAACTTAAACAACCGTTTCCTTGGCATGGTGAAACAGTGGCAAGATATGATCTACTCTGGTCGCCATTCCCATTCCTATATGGATTCGGTACCTAATTTTGCAAAAATTGCCGAAGCCTATGGCCATGTTGGCATGACCATTAGCGATCCCGCTGAGCTTGAATCTAAGATGGCCGAAGCCCTCGCCATGAAAGACAGACTGGTATTTATCGATATTATGGTGGATGAGACTGAGCACGTTTACCCGATGCTTATCCGCGGTGGAGCGATGAACGAAATGTGGTTAAGCAAAACGGAGAAGTGCTAA
- a CDS encoding multidrug effflux MFS transporter has translation MDPQPSSYSSKQSNIPHLALLIPMLAAIVAITPLAIDMYLPAMATLAHSFNTDIILVQQSLSVYLGGYALGMLCFGPLADRLGRRPMVIMGLTGFMLISFLLGLAEQINVFLGLRFLQAFIGAAATVVVPGYIKEVYGENTAKGMSYVSLIMMLAPLLAPTIGSLILELGDWHLIFFIQSAYTLLLLLLVIILLRMPSDKDKSSRSQKSFLGAYATVFSRPGVKMNIASGVLTSFAFFCYLTASPFVYMEVFSLDKSLFALLFSTNVGALMLANIINTRIVGRYGSLRMLHVSTFLGALAAAGLLGVNLLGLSYHFTVLMLIPLMGSLGIMSVNADAIVLMKFKQETGTATAVIGTLRFGFGALAGPLLALFYNGTAVPFSALMLTAVLLVGFCQFNRPTHQAKPKQ, from the coding sequence GTGGACCCACAACCGTCAAGCTATTCAAGCAAACAAAGTAATATTCCCCATTTGGCACTGCTTATCCCAATGCTCGCAGCCATTGTGGCGATCACGCCGCTCGCCATCGACATGTATCTGCCAGCTATGGCGACACTTGCCCATAGCTTTAATACCGATATCATCCTAGTACAGCAATCCTTAAGTGTTTACTTAGGTGGTTATGCACTTGGCATGCTGTGTTTTGGGCCGCTAGCCGATCGCCTTGGCCGTCGACCTATGGTGATAATGGGCCTCACTGGCTTCATGCTTATCAGTTTTCTATTAGGACTAGCCGAGCAGATTAATGTGTTTTTAGGCTTACGCTTTTTACAAGCCTTTATCGGCGCGGCTGCCACCGTAGTCGTGCCTGGGTATATTAAAGAGGTTTATGGGGAAAATACGGCTAAGGGCATGTCTTATGTAAGCCTTATTATGATGTTAGCTCCATTGTTAGCCCCAACTATTGGCAGCCTTATCCTCGAACTCGGTGACTGGCATTTAATTTTCTTTATTCAGTCGGCCTATACGCTGTTATTGCTGTTATTAGTGATCATTCTGCTAAGAATGCCCAGTGATAAAGATAAGAGTTCCCGTAGCCAAAAATCCTTTTTAGGCGCCTATGCCACGGTGTTTTCACGTCCCGGCGTCAAAATGAATATTGCCAGTGGCGTACTCACTTCCTTTGCCTTTTTTTGTTATTTAACTGCGTCCCCCTTTGTCTATATGGAAGTCTTTTCATTAGATAAGTCCTTATTTGCCCTACTCTTTAGTACCAATGTGGGCGCGCTGATGCTGGCAAATATCATCAATACGCGAATTGTAGGCCGTTATGGTTCGTTGAGAATGCTGCACGTGTCGACTTTCTTAGGGGCGCTCGCTGCAGCAGGTTTACTGGGAGTGAATTTATTGGGGCTAAGTTATCACTTTACTGTATTAATGCTTATTCCACTGATGGGTTCACTTGGCATTATGTCAGTTAACGCAGATGCCATTGTATTAATGAAATTTAAGCAGGAAACGGGCACTGCAACCGCCGTGATTGGCACCTTAAGGTTCGGCTTTGGCGCCCTTGCAGGGCCATTACTCGCGCTGTTTTACAATGGCACCGCTGTGCCCTTCTCGGCATTAATGCTGACAGCGGTATTATTGGTGGGATTCTGTCAATTTAACCGACCGACTCATCAAGCCAAACCGAAGCAATAA
- a CDS encoding choice-of-anchor I family protein, which produces MNTKRLPLAGAILASLLLGACNGDDGVNGEQGDNGLNSLVKVTALAIGDTNCPAGGQRIDTGLDANRNGQLEDAEIITAQTQFICQPQSAGVKAELIGRHQTGIYGLSAAEIVEYHSDSKRIFVVNAISGKVDMLDASLLANATKASEPLALNNLDKLGELDVAKDVGLSFMGSVNSVSISGNLLAAAIERGDAAGNKTQSNGFVAFYQLNGIEAPLFISAVEVGALPDNVVFSHDGKTVLVANEGEPNQDYSIDPEGSVAIIAIVDSKPSVTATLVQFTEFNQGNARNKEITHDIKINGPIASVAQDLEPEYISISPDNSHAFVSLQENNAIAVIDITKAKVDKILPLGLKDYGLGVNIIDASDKDDLVNLQAYAGVYGMYQPDTVASYRWNNTDFIVTANEGDSRDYAGFSEEARAADLTLDPNHPQFAAAKDKTQLARLKVTKSMGNDDNDADHDKIVSFGARSFSIWTTGGQLVFDSGSDFERITAALLGNNFNNNNEENKGDSRSDDKGPEPEALTLGKIGQKRYAFIGLERTSGFMIYDVTNPFDVHFVDYVVNRDFDADFVIDTSTGKVKGDASLAGDLGPEGMKFVSADKSPNRQPLLIIGNEVSGTTSVYQIKVQ; this is translated from the coding sequence ATGAACACAAAACGACTGCCACTGGCTGGTGCGATACTGGCAAGTTTACTCCTCGGTGCCTGCAATGGTGATGATGGTGTTAATGGTGAGCAAGGAGATAACGGCTTAAATTCCTTAGTGAAAGTCACGGCCTTAGCCATCGGTGATACCAACTGTCCTGCTGGAGGTCAACGTATCGATACTGGGCTTGATGCAAATCGCAATGGTCAATTGGAAGATGCAGAAATCATTACCGCGCAAACACAATTTATCTGCCAGCCCCAGTCTGCAGGTGTAAAAGCTGAGCTTATTGGTCGTCATCAAACTGGGATTTACGGCCTTAGTGCGGCAGAAATTGTGGAATACCACAGTGACTCTAAGCGTATTTTTGTGGTTAATGCGATTAGTGGTAAAGTCGATATGCTCGATGCCAGTTTACTTGCTAACGCGACGAAAGCCTCAGAACCATTAGCCTTGAATAATCTTGATAAGTTAGGTGAGCTAGATGTCGCTAAAGATGTGGGCCTTAGCTTTATGGGGAGCGTCAACAGTGTCAGTATTTCTGGCAACTTGTTAGCGGCGGCGATTGAGCGCGGTGATGCCGCAGGTAATAAAACGCAATCCAATGGTTTTGTAGCATTTTATCAGCTCAATGGCATAGAAGCACCATTGTTTATCAGTGCGGTTGAAGTGGGGGCATTGCCGGATAACGTCGTTTTTAGTCATGATGGAAAAACCGTATTAGTTGCCAATGAAGGTGAACCTAATCAAGACTATAGCATCGATCCTGAGGGCAGTGTGGCCATTATCGCTATTGTGGATAGTAAACCTTCGGTCACTGCGACTCTAGTGCAGTTTACTGAATTTAATCAAGGTAATGCTCGCAATAAAGAAATCACTCACGACATTAAAATTAATGGTCCTATAGCCAGTGTGGCCCAGGACTTAGAGCCTGAATATATTAGTATCAGTCCAGATAACAGCCATGCATTTGTGAGTCTGCAAGAGAACAATGCGATTGCGGTGATTGATATCACTAAAGCCAAAGTAGATAAAATTCTACCATTAGGCCTTAAAGATTATGGCCTTGGTGTGAATATAATTGATGCCAGTGATAAGGATGATTTGGTTAACCTGCAAGCCTATGCGGGCGTGTATGGTATGTATCAACCGGATACCGTCGCGAGTTACCGTTGGAATAATACTGACTTTATTGTCACCGCAAACGAAGGCGATTCCCGTGATTATGCTGGTTTTTCTGAGGAAGCCCGTGCAGCTGATTTAACCTTAGATCCAAATCATCCACAATTTGCCGCCGCTAAAGATAAAACCCAATTAGCCCGCCTTAAAGTGACTAAGAGCATGGGTAATGATGACAATGATGCAGATCATGACAAAATCGTCAGCTTTGGGGCTCGTTCCTTCTCAATCTGGACGACTGGAGGTCAACTGGTATTTGATAGTGGCAGCGATTTTGAGCGGATCACTGCCGCGTTGTTGGGTAATAACTTCAATAATAACAATGAAGAAAACAAAGGCGATAGCCGCAGTGACGATAAGGGGCCAGAACCTGAAGCGTTGACGCTCGGTAAGATAGGCCAAAAACGCTATGCCTTTATCGGGCTCGAGCGCACCTCTGGTTTTATGATCTATGACGTGACTAACCCTTTTGATGTGCATTTTGTGGATTATGTTGTGAATCGTGATTTTGACGCTGACTTTGTGATTGATACTTCAACAGGTAAAGTGAAAGGGGATGCTAGTTTGGCGGGGGATTTAGGTCCTGAAGGCATGAAATTTGTGAGTGCCGACAAGAGTCCTAATCGCCAGCCCTTGCTGATTATTGGTAATGAAGTCAGCGGCACGACGAGCGTCTATCAGATTAAAGTGCAGTAA
- a CDS encoding PLP-dependent aminotransferase family protein — protein MGTIWIPDLDVFVGPKYQRLVSAIEQGILQKELPHGTKLPPQRRLADALGVTIGTVTRAYALAEQRGYVEARIGDGTYVNASPVPEMANLQLNMATCQQPLTDQISTLSDCLSLLAKDPTKLSQLLGYRANPLDQHQQTFHHWLKQRGIEQQSEQLIFTHGGQQAIFACLNAFLTKGDVLLHEQYCYPGIRICAKQLGINSIGVPLTSEGVDLVRFEALVQIHRPKLIYLTLNNQNPTCIQYSEQQRQQLLELAQQYQFYIIEDDVNYCLPEEWHSPLWQLAQVLNIQRVIYISSLSKLFSGGLRQGFILVPEPLIAALRLAIHSQCWMVSPLNVELACQLIKRGHITANRDAIIRERQQQCIALGQRLGLTQRWRGLNGWIQLPEDIKAHHLVTALAAKGVLIRHGDDFNCHDNFIRLSLGGAENDTQFRLAIECIESTFNALKQNAYSVV, from the coding sequence ATGGGTACAATTTGGATACCTGATCTAGACGTTTTTGTGGGCCCCAAATATCAACGTCTTGTCAGTGCAATCGAACAGGGTATTTTGCAAAAAGAGCTTCCCCATGGCACTAAACTCCCGCCGCAGCGCCGGTTAGCTGATGCCCTTGGGGTGACGATTGGCACTGTCACACGAGCCTATGCACTAGCAGAGCAACGCGGCTATGTTGAAGCGCGAATTGGCGATGGAACATACGTTAATGCCTCACCGGTGCCAGAAATGGCTAATCTGCAACTCAATATGGCAACTTGCCAACAACCCTTGACGGATCAAATCAGCACCCTTAGTGATTGTTTAAGTCTTCTGGCGAAGGATCCCACCAAGCTCAGCCAACTCCTTGGCTACCGTGCGAATCCCTTAGATCAGCATCAACAAACATTTCACCATTGGCTTAAGCAACGTGGCATTGAGCAGCAATCAGAGCAACTAATCTTTACCCATGGCGGTCAACAGGCTATTTTTGCCTGCCTTAATGCCTTTCTGACCAAAGGAGATGTGCTACTGCACGAACAATACTGTTATCCAGGGATTCGTATTTGTGCCAAACAGTTAGGGATCAATAGCATTGGCGTACCACTGACATCAGAAGGAGTCGATTTAGTCAGATTTGAAGCCTTAGTGCAGATCCATCGACCTAAGCTGATATACCTCACCCTAAATAATCAAAATCCGACTTGTATTCAATACAGTGAGCAGCAAAGACAACAACTGCTAGAACTCGCACAGCAGTATCAATTTTATATTATCGAGGATGATGTCAACTACTGTCTCCCAGAGGAATGGCACTCTCCCCTTTGGCAATTAGCGCAGGTGCTTAATATCCAAAGGGTGATTTATATTTCGAGCCTGTCTAAGCTATTTTCCGGAGGGCTAAGACAAGGTTTTATCTTAGTACCAGAGCCACTTATCGCTGCGCTACGACTTGCAATTCATAGTCAATGCTGGATGGTATCGCCACTCAATGTGGAACTGGCCTGTCAGTTAATTAAGCGTGGGCACATTACCGCTAATCGCGATGCGATTATTCGCGAGCGTCAGCAGCAATGCATTGCCCTTGGGCAACGACTCGGATTAACACAACGCTGGCGAGGCTTAAATGGCTGGATACAGTTACCAGAAGACATTAAAGCGCACCATTTGGTAACCGCATTAGCCGCTAAAGGCGTGTTGATCCGCCATGGTGATGACTTTAACTGCCATGATAACTTTATCCGTTTAAGTTTAGGCGGCGCCGAAAACGATACCCAATTTCGACTGGCGATTGAATGCATTGAATCAACCTTTAATGCCTTAAAGCAAAATGCCTATTCCGTCGTTTAA
- a CDS encoding IS4-like element ISSod3 family transposase produces the protein MQVLTILHQSLYQHCPEIHQKRLNTLMVACKALINADCLTLTHLGRHIDGTSTHTKHSIKRMDRLLGNPHLHHERLAVYQWHAKWLLTAHTMPTILVDWSDMREGRELIALRASIAIKGRSITLYERTFPLVLQGTQTAHNQFLNELHKVLPDNITPLIVTDAGFRNPWFRKVEQLGWYWLGRVRGLSVYRLHPFGRQFSLKALYPKASRRAKHVGRVALSVKKPLLCEMVLFRAPSKGRKGQRSTTTDCHHTAQWTYELTAKEPWALVTNLTIEAMSPQKLVNIYQKRMQIEETFRDLKSPAYGFGLRHSRTRYAARMDILLLIALLVQLAFWWVGLYGETQQLQRHFQANTVKKRNVLSTIRMGKELLRRRHDYPISADDLLCAAKKLAQLSLTHGCWGYEL, from the coding sequence GTGCAAGTGTTAACTATCTTACATCAATCTCTCTATCAACATTGTCCAGAAATCCATCAAAAGCGACTGAATACACTCATGGTCGCCTGCAAAGCCCTCATCAACGCGGATTGTCTCACCCTCACGCATTTAGGGCGGCACATTGATGGCACCAGCACTCATACTAAACACTCAATAAAACGCATGGATAGATTATTGGGCAACCCGCACCTTCACCATGAAAGACTGGCTGTTTATCAGTGGCATGCAAAGTGGCTGCTAACAGCACATACGATGCCGACCATACTGGTGGATTGGTCTGATATGCGTGAAGGTCGTGAACTGATTGCACTACGCGCCTCTATTGCGATTAAGGGCCGCTCTATCACGCTCTACGAGCGAACATTTCCGTTAGTACTACAAGGCACACAAACTGCCCATAATCAGTTTCTGAATGAACTCCATAAAGTGTTACCTGACAATATTACCCCGCTGATAGTCACTGACGCGGGCTTCCGTAATCCATGGTTTCGAAAAGTCGAGCAGCTCGGTTGGTATTGGCTGGGTCGTGTCAGAGGATTAAGTGTCTATCGGCTGCACCCCTTCGGTCGCCAATTTTCGCTAAAAGCGCTTTATCCCAAAGCCAGTCGTCGCGCAAAACATGTTGGGCGAGTGGCGTTATCGGTAAAGAAACCCTTGTTATGCGAGATGGTATTGTTCAGGGCTCCAAGTAAAGGCAGAAAAGGTCAGCGAAGTACGACAACAGACTGTCACCATACGGCGCAATGGACGTATGAACTAACCGCCAAAGAGCCTTGGGCACTGGTGACCAACTTGACCATAGAAGCCATGTCGCCTCAAAAACTGGTTAATATTTACCAAAAACGGATGCAAATAGAAGAAACCTTTAGAGATTTAAAAAGCCCCGCTTATGGCTTTGGTTTACGTCATAGCAGAACACGTTATGCGGCGAGGATGGACATACTGCTATTGATAGCATTATTGGTACAACTGGCATTTTGGTGGGTAGGATTATACGGAGAAACACAGCAATTACAGCGGCACTTCCAAGCCAACACGGTAAAGAAAAGGAATGTGCTATCAACAATCAGGATGGGCAAAGAACTGCTGCGGCGACGGCATGACTACCCCATATCAGCAGATGATTTGCTTTGTGCTGCGAAGAAACTAGCCCAACTCTCATTAACTCATGGTTGTTGGGGCTATGAATTATGA
- a CDS encoding IS1595-like element ISSod11 family transposase, with amino-acid sequence MKTSSYLLKAGVDYPTNWDEFVDWFHDEQSCTSYLYALRWPNGFICPSCSSHQSPYQLSNGKLKCHACRFQCSVTSSTLFDKTRTPMKSWFAAVWFITNQKNGVSALGVQRLLGLGSYQTAWSLMHKLRYAMVDPERDKLSGIVEVDETLIGGVIPKSSIKNQQGKRKAIVLVAVELLSPSGFGRIRLRQVESATKEHIHQFIQDVIEPGSTICSDGSQAYKQIDKKGYKHNRMVHLGSSVPAHETMAGVHRVSSLCKRWLLGTYQGAVKAKQLDYYLDEFTFRFNRRKSDSRGLLFYRLLEQAVR; translated from the coding sequence ATGAAAACTTCATCGTATTTATTAAAAGCTGGCGTCGATTACCCTACAAATTGGGACGAATTTGTTGATTGGTTTCATGATGAACAATCTTGCACTAGCTACCTTTACGCACTTCGTTGGCCAAACGGATTCATTTGCCCAAGCTGTTCGAGCCATCAATCACCTTATCAGTTAAGTAATGGCAAGTTAAAATGTCATGCTTGCCGTTTTCAGTGTTCAGTAACATCAAGTACACTTTTTGACAAAACAAGAACCCCCATGAAAAGTTGGTTTGCAGCTGTCTGGTTTATTACAAATCAAAAGAATGGGGTCAGCGCTCTTGGAGTCCAAAGGCTATTAGGTCTTGGGAGTTATCAAACTGCTTGGTCTTTAATGCACAAGTTAAGATATGCCATGGTTGACCCTGAAAGAGATAAACTGTCCGGCATCGTAGAGGTTGACGAAACATTAATAGGTGGGGTCATTCCAAAATCATCTATTAAAAATCAACAGGGTAAGCGTAAAGCTATAGTTTTGGTGGCTGTTGAGCTGCTATCACCCTCTGGATTTGGGCGGATACGTTTAAGGCAAGTAGAAAGTGCAACTAAAGAACATATCCATCAATTCATTCAAGATGTAATAGAGCCTGGTAGCACAATTTGTAGTGATGGTTCTCAAGCATACAAGCAAATAGACAAAAAAGGATATAAGCATAATCGGATGGTGCATTTAGGTTCATCTGTACCTGCACATGAAACAATGGCTGGGGTGCATCGAGTCTCATCATTATGTAAAAGATGGCTTTTAGGTACGTATCAAGGTGCGGTAAAGGCTAAGCAACTTGATTATTATTTAGATGAATTTACATTTCGCTTCAACAGAAGAAAGTCAGATTCTCGGGGATTATTATTCTACAGGTTGCTTGAGCAAGCAGTGCGCTGA
- a CDS encoding LysE family translocator, which yields MDIQLINDPKLWTLMVSAAFFCATMTMTPGPNNILLASSGAHFGVMRTLPHIAGIRLGSTSLHLSVLLGLGALFEVFPYLHHILKYAALLYLLHLAYRLVTSPVNAAHLDEGRKPMSLMEAALFQWINPKSWMSTITLCSAFTLGGEGFWLSALLGVLVFNLVGFPASFTWVFVGAAISKTLNTDKRRRHFNWFMGSLLLVSLPMILR from the coding sequence ATGGATATCCAACTTATCAATGATCCGAAGCTATGGACGTTAATGGTCTCTGCTGCATTCTTTTGTGCAACGATGACCATGACACCCGGTCCAAATAATATTTTACTTGCCAGTTCCGGCGCCCATTTTGGCGTAATGCGAACTCTTCCTCATATCGCGGGCATCCGTTTGGGCTCAACTTCACTGCATCTTTCTGTCTTACTTGGCCTTGGCGCTTTATTCGAGGTATTTCCTTATTTGCATCATATTCTTAAATATGCCGCATTGTTGTATTTGCTACATCTTGCCTATCGTTTGGTCACGTCTCCGGTGAACGCGGCTCATTTAGATGAGGGGCGTAAGCCGATGAGCTTAATGGAGGCAGCATTGTTCCAGTGGATTAATCCAAAGTCATGGATGTCGACGATTACCCTTTGTAGCGCTTTTACTTTGGGTGGCGAAGGGTTTTGGCTAAGTGCTTTATTGGGTGTGCTAGTGTTTAATTTGGTGGGCTTTCCCGCCTCATTTACTTGGGTGTTTGTTGGCGCTGCAATCAGCAAAACGTTGAATACCGATAAACGTCGCCGCCACTTTAACTGGTTTATGGGCAGTTTACTGTTGGTCTCACTGCCAATGATCCTGCGGTAA